From Herbiconiux flava, one genomic window encodes:
- the ychF gene encoding redox-regulated ATPase YchF: MALTIAIVGLPNVGKSTLFNALTKNQVLAANYPFATIEPNVGVVNLPDPRLDKLAEIFSSERILPAPVSFVDIAGIVKGASEGEGLGNKFLANIREADAIAQVIRGFVDDDVVHVDGKVDAASDMETINTELVLADLQTLEKAEARFEKEVKGKKLEPVVLATAQEARAWLDTGKPLSASSIDLAPIKELGLLTAKPFIYVFNVDEGILNDPARKGALADLVAPAKAIFLDAKLESELIDLDPADAAELLESTGQEESGLDQLARIGFDTLGLQTYLTAGPKESRAWTIGKGWTAPQAAGVIHTDFQKGFIKAEVISFDDLVETGSIAEARSRGKARIEGKDYVMQDGDVVEFRFNN, encoded by the coding sequence GTGGCTCTTACTATCGCGATCGTCGGACTGCCCAATGTCGGCAAGTCCACCCTGTTCAACGCCCTCACCAAGAACCAGGTCCTGGCGGCGAACTACCCGTTCGCCACCATCGAGCCGAACGTCGGGGTCGTGAACCTTCCCGACCCGCGGCTGGACAAGCTGGCCGAGATCTTCAGCAGCGAGCGCATCCTGCCGGCGCCGGTGTCGTTCGTCGACATCGCGGGAATCGTGAAGGGTGCGAGCGAGGGCGAGGGGCTGGGGAACAAGTTCCTGGCGAACATCCGCGAGGCCGATGCCATCGCTCAGGTCATCCGCGGCTTCGTCGACGACGACGTCGTGCATGTCGACGGCAAGGTCGACGCCGCGAGCGACATGGAGACCATCAACACCGAGCTCGTGCTCGCCGACCTGCAGACCCTCGAGAAGGCGGAAGCGCGCTTCGAGAAGGAGGTCAAGGGCAAGAAGCTCGAGCCCGTCGTGCTCGCCACCGCGCAGGAGGCCCGCGCCTGGCTCGACACCGGCAAGCCGCTCTCGGCGTCGTCGATCGACCTCGCGCCGATCAAGGAGCTCGGGCTTCTGACGGCCAAGCCCTTCATCTACGTCTTCAACGTCGACGAGGGCATCCTGAACGACCCGGCCCGCAAGGGCGCGCTCGCCGACCTCGTGGCCCCGGCCAAGGCGATCTTCCTCGACGCGAAGCTCGAGTCGGAGCTGATCGACCTCGACCCCGCCGACGCCGCCGAGCTGCTCGAATCGACCGGCCAGGAGGAGAGCGGCCTCGACCAGCTCGCCCGCATCGGCTTCGACACGCTGGGTCTGCAGACCTACCTCACCGCGGGCCCCAAGGAGTCGCGCGCCTGGACGATCGGCAAGGGCTGGACGGCCCCGCAGGCGGCCGGCGTCATCCACACCGACTTCCAGAAGGGCTTCATCAAGGCGGAGGTCATCTCGTTCGACGACCTCGTCGAGACGGGCTCGATCGCGGAGGCCCGCTCGCGCGGCAAGGCCCGCATCGAGGGCAAGGACTACGTCATGCAGGACGGCGACGTGGTCGAGTTCCGCTTCAACAACTAG
- a CDS encoding DUF427 domain-containing protein, with product MHRPRPEIPASGQESVWDYPRPPRVERVTAPVTVRLGGQLVVETRDAVRVLETSHPPVYYLPITDFAPGALTPADGSSFCEFKGAARYLDVRGGDEVRPASAWNYPQPSPGFEQLRDRVAVYAQQMDECTVDGEVVTPQPGGFYGGWVTRAVVGPFKGTPGSQGW from the coding sequence GTGCACCGACCGCGTCCGGAGATCCCCGCGTCAGGGCAGGAGTCTGTCTGGGACTACCCGCGGCCGCCGCGAGTCGAGCGCGTCACCGCGCCTGTCACGGTCCGGCTGGGCGGACAGCTCGTCGTCGAGACCCGAGACGCCGTGCGGGTGCTCGAGACCAGCCATCCGCCGGTCTACTACCTCCCGATCACCGACTTCGCACCCGGCGCACTGACCCCCGCCGACGGTTCGTCGTTCTGCGAGTTCAAGGGCGCCGCCCGGTATCTCGACGTGCGCGGCGGTGACGAGGTGCGGCCGGCGAGTGCATGGAACTACCCGCAGCCGTCTCCCGGGTTCGAGCAGCTCCGAGACCGCGTCGCCGTCTACGCCCAGCAGATGGACGAGTGCACGGTCGACGGCGAGGTCGTGACGCCGCAACCCGGAGGCTTCTACGGGGGCTGGGTCACTCGCGCTGTCGTCGGGCCCTTCAAAGGCACGCCCGGGTCACAGGGCTGGTAG